In Arachis hypogaea cultivar Tifrunner chromosome 2, arahy.Tifrunner.gnm2.J5K5, whole genome shotgun sequence, a genomic segment contains:
- the LOC112736348 gene encoding disease resistance protein Roq1 isoform X4 yields the protein MEIGSNERVKMIGICGTGGIGKTTIARAVYNLLADQFDGLCFLADIREMTIDKHGLVQLQETLLSEILGEKDIKIGCVNKGIPLIKRRLQRKKVLLVLDDVDNLKQLKAIAGGNDWFGFGSRIIITSRDKHLLSAHGVSEFYEVKELSKRDALELFSWNAFKSNKVDPGYANISSRVLLYAGGLPLALQVIGSNLYNRGIDEWKSALDKYERIPNKEVNEILKVSYDGLEEDEKNIFLDIACFFNKYKMSYVRGMLHAHGFHPEHGIRVLVDKSLVSIDVNDCLRMHDLIQDMGREIVRQESTSEPGKRSRLWFDEDIFHVLQNETGTDKVEVIILNSSRQKEVCWNGNAFQKMRNLRVLIVGDAYFSTGPKHLPNSLRVLDWVGYPSTYLPSGFNPTELSILSMISSCLKFDKPLKVFCSLSFMNFEDCKLLRQVPVLFGLPNLRALCLDNCTNLVKVHDSVGFLKKLILLSAQGCSKLRSFVSAINLPSLETLDLRWCTSLENFPEVLGQMENLKEVYLDHTAIKELPFSIHRLIGLERLFLRRCKNINLLPVSISLLPKLEVLIDYKGRGYRLYEPHKAEEALMSKVFVSPSLEVDKGYLLPFDKAYCITMIDYNVIQEYPLTGIVLPEKHVHFGSGSSVSFWFRERFPEVTVLLIAEPSLYIDIMHSSVCEFRYSVVINGMNQFSSSCDYIISERRKLCLTIFLGDLQRLIEEGAVKRVFSDSKDERNHVEVSCELKYHMPYDPKHVSEGQNRSIEGTIKQSTVHGDVYHTLLTYPSPYCKNNFLCYYQSKALQKHIREQKLAQHVKPIKSYRIVHGMLSWTDDGYTLQVQRMHSPGHWQSIITSVLHYKSTQIAEVWENSSITRDFLFQ from the exons ATGGAAATTGGCTCTAATGAGAGAGTTAAGATGATCGGAATTTGTGGGACTGGTGGAATAGGTAAAACAACAATTGCACGAGCTGTGTATAACCTGCTCGCTGACCaatttgatggtttgtgttttCTTGCGGACATAAGAGAAATGACGATTGATAAGCATGGCCTTGTACAACTGCAGGAAACACTACTTTCTGAAATACTTGGAGAGAAAGATATTAAGATTGGATGTGTCAATAAAGGGATTCCACTAATAAAAAGGAGGCTCCAAAGAAAGAAGGTCCTATTGGTACTTGATGATGTGGACAATCTTAAACAGTTAAAGGCAATTGCTGGAGGAAATGATTGGTTTGGCTTTGGTAGTCGAATCATTATCACATCTAGAGACAAGCATCTGTTAAGTGCTCATGGGGTGAGTGAGTTTTATGAGGTTAAAGAGTTAAGTAAAAGAGATGCACTTGAATTGTTCAGTTGGAATGccttcaaaagcaacaaagttgATCCAGGTTATGCAAATATTTCAAGCCGTGTCCTGTTGTATGCCGGTGGTCTTCCTTTAGCTCTGCAAGTAATTGGTTCCAACTTGTATAATAGAGGCATTGATGAATGGAAGTCTGCGTTAGATAAATATGAAAGAATTCCTAATAAAGAGGTTAATGAAATACTTAAGGTAAGTTATGATGGTTTGGAGGAAGATGAGAAGAATATTTTCCTTGACATTGCTTGTTTCTTCAACAAATACAAAATGTCCTATGTCAGAGGAATGCTACATGCACATGGTTTCCACCCAGAACATGGCATCCGAGTTTTGGTTGACAAATCTCTTGTGAGTATTGATGTAAATGATTGTCTGAGAATGCATGACTTGATTCAGGACATGGGTAGAGAAATTGTTAGACAGGAATCTACTTCTGAGCCTGGCAAACGTAGTAGATTGTGGTTTGATGaggatatttttcatgttttgcaAAATGAGACG GGAACCGATAAAGTCGAAGTcataattttgaactcaagcagACAAAAAGAAGTGTGTTGGAATGGGAATGCATTCCAGAAGATGAGGAATCTTAGAGTTCTTATTGTTGGGGATGCATACTTTTCTACAGGTCCCAAACATCTCCCAAATAGTTTGCGGGTTTTGGATTGGGTTGGATATCCATCAACATATTTACCATCTGGTTTTAATCCTACTGAGCTCTCCATACTCAGCATGATTAGTAGCTGCCTTAAATTCGACAAACCACTCAAG GTGTTTTGTTCTTTGagttttatgaattttgaagattgtaaattgttAAGACAAGTACCCGTCCTTTTTGGACTCCCAAACTTAAGGGCATTGTGTCTTGATAATTGCACCAACTTAGTTAAAGTTCATGATTCTGTTGGATTTCTTAAGAAACTAATTTTGTTGAGTGCTCAAGGATGCTCCAAGCTCCGAAGTTTTGTAAGTGCCATTAATTTGCCATCTCTTGAGACTCTAGACCTAAGGTGGTGCACAAGTCTTGAGAATTTTCCAGAAGTACTAGGACAAATGGAAAACCTCAAAGAGGTTTATTTGGATCACACTGCCATAAAAGAATTGCCATTTTCAATCCACCGTCTGATTGGGCTTGAACGGTTGTTCCTGAGGAGATGCAAAAATATCAACCTACTTCCAGTCAGCATTAGTTTATTACCCAAACTTGAGGTGTTGATTGATTACAAGGGCAGAGGATATCGATTGTATGAACCACACAAAGCTGAAGAAGCCCTGATGTCAAAAGTGTTCGTATCTCCCTCTTTAGAAGTGGACAAGGGATATTTGCTTCCCTTTGACAAAGCATATTGTATAACGATGATTGACTACAATGTCATCCAAGAATATCCACTAACCGGCATTGTTTTGCCTGAAAAACACGTCCATTTTGGGAGTGGATCATCTGTTTCGTTTTGGTTTCGTGAAAGATTTCCAGAGGTCACAGTCTTGCTTATTGCAGAACCTTCTTTATACATTGACATCATGCATAGTTCAGTGTGTGAGTTCAGATATTCAGTGGTCATCAATGGAATGAACCAATTCAGTTCTTCATGTGACTACATCATTTCTGAGAGGCGGAAATTGTGTCTGACTATCTTTCTGGGTGACCTTCAACGCCTGATTGAGGAGGGTGCTGTCAAAAGAGTGTTTTCCGATTCCAAGGATGAACGGAATCACGTTGAGGTTTCATGCGAACTAAAATATCACATGCCATATGATCCTAAGCATGTAAGTGAAGGCCAAAACAGAAGCATAGAAGGAACAATAAAGCAAAGCACCGTTCATGGGGACGTGTATCATACCCTATTAACATATCCATCTCCCTACTGCAAGAATAATTTCCTCTGCTACTACCAAAGCAAAGCACTTCAAAAACACATAAGAGAACAAAAGCTGGCACAACATGTGAAGCCAATCAAG